One window of the Triticum dicoccoides isolate Atlit2015 ecotype Zavitan chromosome 3B, WEW_v2.0, whole genome shotgun sequence genome contains the following:
- the LOC119277670 gene encoding cytochrome P450 94C1-like, with the protein MGVEAALHGAAAEAALHGALSLQPHVASAFFALAACTVALAALLAVARTRPPWWCDCAVCEAYLTASWAGEFDNLCDWYAHLLRRSPSQTVHVHVLRNVLTANPVTVDHMLRARFDNYPKGKPFSAILADLLGRGIFNVDGDAWLFQRKLAAAELASPALRAFASGVVASELRGRLVPLLDSACSHDDDGGKVLDLQDVFRRFAFDCICKISFGLDPGCLELSMPVSAFVDAFDTASMLSARRATAPLQIIWRLKRFFNVGDERKLRESVRLVDGFAAEVTRQRHKLGGAASGSDLLSRFMGSISDERYLRDIVVSFMLAGRDTVASALTAFFLLLSDHPEVAAAIRDEVSRVAGDDDNDRPSFSKLKDMHYVHAALYESMRLFPPVQFDSKFAAGDDTLPDGTAVAKGTRVTYHAYAMGRMESVWGPDCSEFRPERWLRDGQFVPVSPYRYPVFQAGVRVCVGKDLALMEMKAAIVAVVRSFDIEAIGRSSRRPKFAPGLTATFAGGLPVRVRRRPRGVSGHSPPT; encoded by the coding sequence ATGGGCGTCGAGGCGGCGCTgcatggggcggcggcggaggcggcgctgcATGGGGCGCTCTCGCTGCAGCCGCACGTGGCCAGCGCCTTCTTCGCGCTCGCGGCGTGCACCGTGGCGCTCGCCGCCCTCCTGGCCGTGGCGCGCACGCGCCCGCCGTGGTGGTGCGACTGCGCGGTCTGCGAGGCCTACCTCACGGCGTCGTGGGCAGGCGAGTTCGACAACCTCTGCGACTGGTACGCGCACCTGCTGCGCCGCTCGCCGTCGCAGACCGTGCACGTGCACGTGCTCCGCAACGTGCTCACCGCCAACCCCGTCACCGTCGACCACATGCTGCGCGCGCGCTTCGATAACTACCCCAAGGGCAAGCCCTTCTCCGCCATCCTCGCCGACCTGCTCGGCCGCGGGATCTTTAACGTCGACGGAGACGCGTGGCTGTTCCAGCGGAAGCTCGCCGCGGCCGAGCTTGCGTCCCCGGCGCTCAGGGCTTTCGCCTCGGGCGTCGTCGCCTCCGAGCTGCGGGGCCGTCTCGTTCCCCTGCTTGACTCTGCATGTTCCCACGACGACGACGGTGGCAAGGTGCTGGACCTGCAGGACGTGTTCCGTCGCTTCGCCTTCGACTGCATATGCAAGATCTCCTTCGGCCTCGACCCGGGCTGCCTCGAGCTGTCCATGCCGGTATCGGCGTTCGTTGACGCGTTCGACACGGCGTCGATGCTCTCAGCGAGGCGCGCGACCGCCCCGTTGCAGATCATATGGCGGCTGAAGCGGTTCTTCAACGTCGGGGACGAGAGAAAGCTCCGGGAATCCGTGCGCCTCGTCGACGGGTTCGCCGCGGAGGTCACCCGGCAACGACACAAGCTCGGCGGCGCCGCGTCCGGCAGCGACCTCCTGTCGCGGTTCATGGGCTCCATCAGCGACGAGAGGTACCTCAGGGACATCgtggtcagtttcatgctcgccggcCGCGACACAGTCGCCTCAGCGCTGAccgccttcttcctgctcctctccgATCACCCGGAGGTCGCCGCCGCCATCCGGGACGAGGTGTCACGCGTCGCGGGCGACGACGACAACGACCGGCCGAGCTTCAGCAAGCTCAAGGACATGCACTACGTGCACGCGGCGCTGTACGAGAGCATGCGGCTGTTCCCGCCGGTGCAGTTCGACTCCAAGTTCGCGGCGGGCGACGACACGCTCCCGGACGGCACGGCGGTGGCCAAGGGCACCCGGGTCACCTACCACGCCTACGCCATGGGCCGGATGGAGTCCGTGTGGGGCCCCGACTGCTCCGAGTTCCGGCCCGAGCGGTGGCTCCGCGACGGGCAGTTCGTCCCGGTGAGCCCGTACCGGTACCCGGTGTTCCAGGCCGGCGTGCGCGTCTGCGTCGGCAAGGACCTCGCGCTCATGGAGATGaaggccgccatcgtcgccgtcgtCCGCAGCTTCGACATCGAGGCGATCGGCCGGAGCTCGCGCCGGCCCAAGTTCGCGCCGGGGCTGACGGCCACGTTCGCCGGCGGGTTGCCGGTCAGGGTCCGCCGGCGACCGCGTGGTGTGAGCGGGCACAGCCCACCAACCTGA